The following proteins are co-located in the Sebastes umbrosus isolate fSebUmb1 chromosome 24, fSebUmb1.pri, whole genome shotgun sequence genome:
- the LOC119483561 gene encoding multidrug resistance-associated protein 4-like — translation MDAGSVCSSGGFRQSAEVENLMMSVERAVEYTELESEAHWETQKPLFRLAEPQGKIYIDGVLTSEIGLHDPRQKMSIIPQDPVLFTGSMRKNLDPFSQHADEDLWKALEEVQLKFAVEELPGKLETVLAESGSNFSVGQRQLVCLARAVLRKNRILVIDEATANADPRTDELIQKTIRDKFRECTVLTIAHRLNTIIDSDRILVLDAGQIHAYDAPYTLLQDQEGIFYKMVQQTGKQEAAALLEAAKQAYDSRSHLISNGHAETADGSLVIFETAL, via the exons ATGGATGCTGGCTCCGTTTGTTCCAGTGGCGGGTTCAGGCAGAGTGCAGAGGTGGAGAACCTG ATGATGTCAGTGGAGAGAGCGGTGGAGTACACTGAACTGGAGAGCGAAGCACACTGGGAAACCCAGAAGC ctctgTTCCGCCTGGCTGAACCTCAGGGGAAGATCTACATCGACGGGGTTCTGACCTCTGAGATCGGCCTCCACGACCCGCGCCAGAAGATGTCCATCATTCCTCAG GACCCAGTGCTGTTTACAGGCTCCATGAGGAAGAACTTGGACCCTTTCAGCCAGCACGCTGATGAGGACCTGTGGAAGGCTCTGGAGGAG GTGCAGCTGAAGTTCGCGGTGGAGGAGCTGCCCGGGAAGTTGGAGACGGTTCTGGCCGAGTCGGGCTCCAACTTCAGCGTGGGCCAGAGGcagctggtgtgtctggccagaGCCGTCCTGAGGAAGAACCGCATCCTGGTCATCGACGAGGCCACGGCCAACGCGGACCCCAG GACAGATGAGCTGATCCAGAAAACCATCCGGGACAAGTTCAGAGAATGCACCGTGCTCACTATAGCTCATCGTCTCAACACCATCATAGACAGCGACCGGATACTG GTGCTAGATGCAGGGCAAATTCATGCCTATGATGCGCCTTACACCCTGCTTCAAGACCAAGAGGGCATCTTTTATAAGATGGTGCAGCAGACTGGCAAACAGGAGGCAGCGGCTCTACTAGAGGCAGCTAAACAG GCGTACGACAGCAGAAGCCATCTCATATCAAACGGACATGCAGAAACAGCAGACGGTAGCTTGGTTATCTTTGAGACCGCTCTGTGA